The Daphnia pulex isolate KAP4 chromosome 3, ASM2113471v1 genome includes a region encoding these proteins:
- the LOC124191292 gene encoding uncharacterized protein LOC124191292, giving the protein MSYTLTPKATFFLLVILTLTLIESAVSVSLTKRHIPGRVPGRPRKVVGGFSPIDVDDPNVKEIAEFATSAISESSNSGPLSLIKIVKAESQVVAGRNYKLILELSSVVDGASETEETLCEVIVFHQPWTQTRKLSKSNCLPIKVIHSWTEARELGASVNCQKPQIEAVPDTPAMMVGGFSPIDTDDASVKEMANFATTRISESSNSGPLALIKVVKAESQVVAGKNYKLTLELGSAADGAVGSNLICNVLVFHQSWTHTLELKESNCLAPIEAETDIVTEILRAIDGREDLSRMAGYLNASRETLIKEFPLTSSDGRKLGYTLFAPTSMAFMMQMPQDAGDPLVMDADFRRSVLIRHFVREDVSSDDIGKLDKLVMADSNEVIFTSKSANELCNLPPIDSDGSECEAYIPSWTFQPNSGRCENYVYGGCFKTKNLFETEEECQAACDPAVHPLTQLVNETEIQQVAIQLEKDLGTIYAIDRVFMSGDEVGEILRIKHPSPGPFGFFGMPIEIQPEVNENIPARITGGFSTIDVDDAYIKEIADFATTAISANNNSGPVRLIRIIKAESQIVAGKNFKLTLKLNSAIDEVDSLLCDVVVFDQSWSQTRQLKKSNCLSINTVVLWNQILKQENDSLPNSQVTELHSLF; this is encoded by the exons ATGTCTTATACACTGACTCCAAAAGCGACTTTCTTCCTGTTGGTTATCTTAACATTGACCCTTATTGAGAGCGCTGTTTCGGTTTCACTCACTAAACGCCATATTCCAGGCCGAGTTCCAGGTCGCCCAAGAAAGGTAGTAGGCGGATTCTCACCGATCGACGTGGACGATCCCAACGTCAAGGAAATAGCCGAATTTGCTACAAGTGCCATATCGGAGAGCAGCAATTCTGGGCCTTTATCACTAATCAAAATAGTCAAAGCTGAATCCCAAGTAGTGGCCGGAAGGAATTATAAATTGATCCTAGAGCTCAGTAGCGTCGTTGACGGGGCTAGCGAGACCGAAGAAACCCTTTGCGAAGTGATTGTTTTCCATCAGCCATGGACGCAAACACGGAAACTGAGCAAGTCAAACTGTTTACCAATTAAAGTAATTCATTCTTGGACCGAAGCTCGTGAACTGGGAGCTTCTGTGAACTGTCAAAAACCACAAATCGAAGCTGTTCCTGACACTCCGGCGATGATGGTCGGTGGCTTCTCGCCGATCGACACCGACGACGCTTCAGTCAAAGAAATGGCTAATTTTGCTACAACTAGAATATCAGAAAGCAGTAATTCGGGGCCATTAGCATTGATCAAAGTTGTAAAAGCAGAATCGCAGGTTGTAGCCGGTAAGAATTACAAACTAACTCTGGAGCTGGGTAGTGCTGCCGATGGAGCCGTAGGAAGTAATCTTATTTGCAATGTACTCGTTTTTCATCAATCGTGGACTCACACACTTGAACTGAAGGAGTCCAATTGTTTGGCGCCGATCGAAGCCGAGACTGACATAGTAACTGAAATACTGCGAGCTATTGACGGACGTGAAGACTTGTCGAGAATGGCTGGTTATCTAAATGCGTCTCGTGAAACCTTGATAAAAGAGTTTCCTCTCACCAGTTCTG aCGGAAGAAAATTGGGCTACACGTTATTTGCACCCACATCGATGGCTTTCATGATGCAAATGCCGCAAGACGCTGGCGATCCTCTCGTAATGGACGCCGATTTTCGCCGGTCGGTACTGATTCGCCATTTTGTTCGCGAGGATGTTTCGTCGGACGATATAGGGAAATTGGACAAGCTCGTCATGGCCGACTCTAACGAGGTTATTTTCACAAGCAAGAGCGCAAATGAATTATGCAACCTACCTCCAATAGACAGCGATGGATCTGAATGTGAAGCATACATCCCGTCATGGACGTTCCAGCCAAATTCCGGCAGATGTGAGAACTACGTATACGGTGGCTGTTTCAAgacgaaaaatctttttgaaacagaagaagaatgcCAAGCCGCCTGTGATCCAGCAGTCC atCCTTTAACACAGCTGGTAAACGAGACAGAAATCCAACAGGTAGCCattcaattggaaaaagatTTGGGAACCATTTACGCCATTGATCGAGTTTTCATGAGTGGTGATGAAGTTGGCGAAATCCTTCGTATTAAACATCCTAGTCCCGGTCCATTTGGATTTTTCGGAATGCCAATTGAAATACAACCAGAAGTCAATGAGAACATTCCTGCTAGAATCACTGGCGGATTTTCTACTATCGACGTGGACGACGCCTACATAAAGGAGATCGCCGATTTCGCCACAACCGCCATATCTGCAAATAATAACTCAGGACCTGTCCGATTGATTAGGATTATCAAAGCAGAATCGCAGATTGTGGccggaaaaaattttaaattgactcTTAAACTTAACAGCGCTATCGACGAAGTTGATTCCCTCCTGTGCGATGTGGTCGTATTCGATCAATCGTGGTCACAAACccgacaattaaaaaaatcgaattgtTTGTCGATAAATACTGTCGTTTTATGGAACCAAATTCTCAAACAGGAAAATGACTCGTTACCGAATTCACAAGTTACAGAGTTACATAGTTTGTTTTAG